One genomic segment of Musa acuminata AAA Group cultivar baxijiao chromosome BXJ3-3, Cavendish_Baxijiao_AAA, whole genome shotgun sequence includes these proteins:
- the LOC135633344 gene encoding phosphatidylinositol 4-kinase gamma 7-like — protein MSPNVDSPVQTQMAVAVLNHTFSSDYPGNPKSEGKPGARRRVFVQTETGFVLGIELDREDNVHTVKRRLQLALNVPTEESSLTFGDLVLKNDLSAVRNDSPLLLTRNFLHRSSSTPCLSPTGKDLQQWDQSGPIEILGCSSHCNKIKLLVKDAVKAINSGIDPIPVHSGLGGAYYFRNKKGVNIAIVKPTDEEPFAPNNPKGFVGKSLGQPGLKRSVRVGETGFREVAAYLLDYNHFANVPPTALIKITHSVFHVNEGINCNGSTKSYCTKTNVASKIASFQQYISHDFDASDHGTSSFSVVAVHKIGILDVRIFNTDRHAGNLLVRKIDGGDGKFGAQMELIPIDHGLCLPENLEDPYFEWIHWPQSSIPFSEEELEYIANLDPVRDSEMLRMELPMIREACLRVLVLSTIFLKEAAAFGFCLAEIGEMMSREFRGMEEEPSELEVVCIEARRLVAEREVFSPEPDNVDDDMIQFDIDCEDAHTMTPKAAPSCNFGFKGGSSRNPLSKLESLEEDVGDDNEVGNVEKSSCSRSLSVWDHLPKVSKLSTSLKGVCIADKSQWYPAGVPKLKPSSSKTNIGGGSSRFKGGYGSANEQLPASASFMKLSDMGESEWAAFLEKFQELLQNAFHGRKCGASGLRQRQRLGTSCQF, from the coding sequence ATGTCTCCTAACGTGGACAGCCCTGTTCAAACCCAGATGGCGGTTGCAGTCTTGAATCACACCTTCAGCAGTGACTACCCTGGAAACCCCAAAAGTGAAGGAAAGCCAGGTGCACGGAGGCGTGTGTTTGTCCAGACAGAGACAGGCTTTGTCTTGGGCATTGAACTGGATCGCGAGGACAATGTCCACACTGTGAAAAGGAGATTACAGCTAGCTCTCAATGTGCCAACCGAGGAGAGTTCTCTCACATTTGGTGACCTCGTGTTGAAAAATGATCTTAGTGCTGTGCGAAATGATTCCCCATTGCTACTCACAAGGAATTTCCTGCACAGGAGTTCCTCCACTCCATGCCTATCACCGACTGGGAAGGACCTTCAGCAATGGGATCAGAGTGGTCCAATTGAAATTTTAGGATGTTCAAGCCACTGTAATAAGATAAAACTACTTGTTAAGGATGCTGTGAAGGCTATTAACAGTGGTATTGATCCGATACCAGTTCACAGTGGGCTTGGTGGTGCATACTACTTCCGGAACAAAAAAGGTGTGAACATTGCCATTGTGAAGCCCACAGATGAGGAGCCATTTGCACCAAATAATCCAAAAGGGTTTGTTGGGAAATCCCTTGGGCAACCAGGGCTGAAAAGGTCTGTGCGAGTTGGTGAGACTGGGTTCAGGGAGGTTGCAGCATACCTCCTGGACTATAATCACTTTGCCAATGTCCCTCCAACAGCCCTTATCAAGATCACACATTCAGTATTTCATGTGAATGAAGGCATTAACTGCAATGGTAGTACTAAATCTTACTGTACAAAGACAAATGTTGCCAGCAAGATTGCATCATTCCAGCAGTATATTTCTCATGACTTTGATGCTAGTGACCATGGAACCTCAAGCTTCTCTGTGGTGGCTGTCCACAAGATTGGGATACTTGATGTTAGAATCTTCAACACGGACAGGCATGCGGGAAACCTTTTGGTGAGGAAAATTGATGGTGGGGATGGTAAGTTTGGGGCTCAGATGGAATTAATTCCTATAGATCATGGTCTCTGCTTACCCGAGAATTTGGAGGATCCTTATTTTGAATGGATCCACTGGCCACAATCATCAATCCCTTTCTCCGAGGAAGAGCTTGAGTACATCGCCAACCTTGATCCAGTGAGGGACTCTGAGATGCTTCGCATGGAGCTGCCTATGATCCGAGAAGCATGCCTTCGGGTGTTGGTCCTCTCAACAATTTTTCTCAAGGAAGCAGCTGCATTTGGATTTTGTCTAGCAGAGATTGGTGAGATGATGAGCAGGGAATTCAGAGGCATGGAAGAGGAGCCAAGCGAGCTGGAGGTTGTCTGCATAGAGGCAAGAAGGTTGGTGGCAGAAAGAGAAGTTTTTTCTCCTGAACCTGATAATGTAGATGATGATATGATACAGTTTGACATTGACTGCGAAGATGCTCATACAATGACGCCAAAAGCAGCACCATCCTGTAACTTTGGATTCAAGGGGGGCAGTTCCAGAAATCCACTTTCGAAGCTAGAGAGCTTGGAAGAGGATGTTGGTGATGACAACGAAGTTGGCAATGTTGAAAAAAGTTCTTGCTCCCGCTCCCTATCTGTTTGGGATCATCTTCCAAAAGTTTCGAAGTTATCCACATCATTGAAGGGTGTTTGCATTGCCGACAAAAGTCAGTGGTATCCAGCTGGTGTCCCAAAATTGAAGCCCTCTAGTAGTAAAACTAATATCGGTGGTGGGAGCAGCAGGTTTAAGGGTGGGTACGGGAGTGCAAATGAGCAGCTTCCGGCAAGTGCTAGCTTCATGAAGCTGTCAGACATGGGAGAGTCAGAGTGGGCTGCATTCCTTGAGAAGTTCCAGGAGTTGCTGCAAAATGCATTCCATGGTCGGAAGTGTGGTGCTTCTGGCCTGAGGCAGAGGCAGAGGCTAGGCACTTCTTGCCAGTTTTGA
- the LOC103977487 gene encoding transcription factor BIM2 isoform X3, with translation MPLVEKKERRQQEKEDSSRRNGGATPVDNTTTERPPQHVLPGGIGTYSIRHVRGADAKRSRCGLAPPGAPGEGSKSEPGYYDSPHTYDAAVWSDGQWPYRSFGPRGSSVATSAATRWHAGPETKLLVEAAEQCDDELFGKREGSSSRKEWAIKVDGMGSCSDQRPNTPRSKHSATEQRRRTKINDRFQILRDLIPHSDQKKDKASFLLEVIEYIQFLQKKVQKYESACPEWNQKNSKLMPWINITKLPQNKSSQGLGDGSASPAYMFSEKFDETGISFAQNPAEPDESCTVSFKTIKSAKDFAIVDSTASWSPSQWLRLPVRADCGASDSLLNEQGKVTIDEDTTNASTKYSQGLLNTLNQALQISGVNISQASISVEINLGKRAINRRLTAAATTSSAEVHEDPVSTNQAIEHSMKGNSSERPSQRPKRDRMDNS, from the exons ATGCCGCTGGTGGAGAAGAAGGAGCGGCGGCAGCAGGAGAAGGAAGACAGCTCACGACGAAACGGTGGAGCAACGCCGGTGGACAACACAACTACCGAGAGGCCGCCGCAGCACGTGCTGCCGGGTGGGATTGGCACGTATAGCATCAGGCACGTGCGGGGCGCCGACGCGAAGAGGAGCAGGTGCGGCCTTGCACCACCCGGTGCGCCCGGTGAGGGCAGTAAATCCGAACCCGGTTACTACGACTCCCCGCACACGTACGATGCGGCCGTGTGGTCCGATG GCCAATGGCCGTACCGCTCGTTCGGCCCCCGCGGCAGCTCCGTGGCGACCTCCGCCGCCACAAG GTGGCACGCTGGGCCGGAGACGAAGCTACTCGTGGAGGCCGCCGAGCAATGCGACGACGAGCTGTTTGGGAAGAGAGAGGGCTCCTCCTCCCGTAAAG AATGGGCAATAAAAGTAGATGGAATGGGGAGTTGCTCTGATCAGAGACCCAACACCCCAAGATCCAAGCACTCTGCAACAGAGCAGCGGAGAAGAACTAAGATTAATGACAG ATTTCAGATTCTTAGGGATCTTATACCTCATAGTGATCAGAAGAAGGATAAAGCATCGTTTCTTTTGGAG GTCATCGAGTATATACAGTTTTTACAGAAGAAGGTGCAAAAGTATGAGTCAGCATGCCCAGAATGGAATCAGAAGAATTCCAAGTTAATGCCATGGATAAACATCACTAAGCTTCCCCAAAAT AAGAGCAGCCAAGGCCTGGGAGATGGTTCTGCTTCTCCTGCATATATGTTCTCAGAAAAATTTGATGAGACTGGGATCTCATTTGCACAGAATCCAGCTGAGCCAGATGAGAGTTGTACTGTTTCTTTCAAGACAATAAAATCTGCTAAGGATTTTGCAA TTGTAGATAGCACTGCATCTTGGTCTCCATCTCAGTGGCTAAGATTACCTGTGCGTGCTGATTGTGGTGCGAGTGATAGTTTGTTAAATGAACAAGGAAAGGTGACGATTGATGAAGACACGACCAATGCATCTACAAAGTACTCTCAGGG GCTGTTGAATACATTAAACCAGGCATTACAAATTTCTGGTGTCAATATATCTCAAGCCAGTATATCTGTTGAGATTAATCTTGGCAAAAGAGCAATTAATAGGAGACTAACAGCAGCTGCGACCACTTCAAGTGCTGAG GTTCATGAAGATCCTGTATCCACAAATCAAGCAATTGAGCACTCCATGAAGGGGAACAGCAGTGAGAGGCCTTCACAAAGACCCAAGAGAGACAGAATGGATAACAGCTGA
- the LOC135634380 gene encoding uncharacterized protein LOC135634380 isoform X2, protein MTHGTALVVEGLKYTDAADDDKDQKSSWGLFESKQKLDEGNQLASKTSEKITLQHLFSLGELDTLAHHMVLTSYGSISSTKQSIGQMNIEQVTLEEEHSENLQCDSSMTYESIMILENLNDDLSEGNLETKCSAATNDPLDVTFSDRNGDSMEKPPNAQLEGVCNSDFNSVAAAAAAAISGTEKNNKNADDKQLVNALYYRSNEEMVFDATTASAQSSFYPNNHGDLHFSGPSYLSGPKVSSGHIAYSGSISLRSESSTTSTHSFAFPILQTEWNTSPIRMVKADRRHLRKYRWRTGSVALDCGLS, encoded by the exons ATGACACATGGTACTGCACTAGTTGTGGAAGGTTTGAAATATACTGATGCTGCTGATGATGATAAGGACCAAAAGTCTTCCTGGGGCTTGTTTGAATCTAAACAAAAGTTGGATGAAGGCAACCAGCTCGCAAGTAAAACCTCCGAGAAGATCACTTTGCAGCATTTGTTTTCACTGGGAGAGTTGGACACACTTGCCCACCACATGGTTTTAACCAGTTATGGTAGCATCAGTAGTACAAAACAAAGTATTGGTCAGATGAATATCGAACAG GTCACACTTGAAGAGGAGCATTCTGAGAATTTGCAATGTGATTCTAGCATGACTTATGAAAGTATTATGATTTTGGAAAATCTGAATGATGACCTGTCAGAGGGTAATTTGGAAACGAAGTGCTCTGCTGCCACAAATGATCCATTGGATGTCACATTCTCCGACCGAAATGGTGATAGCATGGAAAAACCTCCTAATGCTCAGCTGGAAGGAGTCTGTAATTCTGACTTCAATtctgtagcagcagcagcagcagcagcaataagTGGCactgaaaagaacaacaaaaatgCAGATGATAAACAATTAGTAAATGCTCTTTATTACCGGAGTAATGAAGAGATGGTTTTTGATGCAACAACAGCTTCTGCTCAAAGTTCATTTTATCCCAATAATCATGGGGACTTGCATTTTTCTGGTCCTTCTTATTTGTCAGGCCCAAAAGTGTCGTCAGGACATATTGCATATTCTGGTAGTATATCTCTTCGATCTGAGAGCAGTACCACCAGCACTCATTCATTTGCCTTCCCAAT ATTACAAACAGAGTGGAATACCAGCCCCATAAGGATGGTCAAAGCTGATCGGAGACATTTAAGGAAATACCGGTGGAGAACAG GATCCGTGGCATTGGATTGTGGCTTGAGTTGA
- the LOC135634380 gene encoding uncharacterized protein LOC135634380 isoform X1, translating to MRDSHNQLNMIMLENVAAQEESQDHVANTLKRGRQVTVPPDCETEDLASEEHDENKCTEAPYNVLKMIGTVETDTLSISDKTVTQIKVQDNDCQVIKDICVDDGLHAFEKILLKNAAVSENIPSGFKTYATNANDNWNQQMTHGTALVVEGLKYTDAADDDKDQKSSWGLFESKQKLDEGNQLASKTSEKITLQHLFSLGELDTLAHHMVLTSYGSISSTKQSIGQMNIEQVTLEEEHSENLQCDSSMTYESIMILENLNDDLSEGNLETKCSAATNDPLDVTFSDRNGDSMEKPPNAQLEGVCNSDFNSVAAAAAAAISGTEKNNKNADDKQLVNALYYRSNEEMVFDATTASAQSSFYPNNHGDLHFSGPSYLSGPKVSSGHIAYSGSISLRSESSTTSTHSFAFPILQTEWNTSPIRMVKADRRHLRKYRWRTGSVALDCGLS from the exons ATGAGGGACAGTCACAACCAATTGAATATGATTATGCTTGAAAATGTGGCTGCACAAGAAGAAAGCCAGGATCATGTAGCAAACACACTAAAAAGGGGAAGACAAGTTACAGTTCCACCAGATTGTGAAACTGAAGATTTAGCTAGTGAAGAACATGATGAAAATAAATGTACAGAAGCTCCATATAATGTTCTCAAAATGATTGGAACAGTTGAAACTGACACATTGTCGATTTCAGACAAAACTGTTACACAAATTAAAGTTCAGGACAATGACTGTCAAGTCATCAAAGACATATGTGTGGATGATGGTTTACATGCTTTTGAGAAAATATTGTTGAAAAATGCTGCAGTTAGCGAGAACATaccttctggcttcaaaacttatGCAACAAATGCAAACGATAACTGGAATCAGCAGATGACACATGGTACTGCACTAGTTGTGGAAGGTTTGAAATATACTGATGCTGCTGATGATGATAAGGACCAAAAGTCTTCCTGGGGCTTGTTTGAATCTAAACAAAAGTTGGATGAAGGCAACCAGCTCGCAAGTAAAACCTCCGAGAAGATCACTTTGCAGCATTTGTTTTCACTGGGAGAGTTGGACACACTTGCCCACCACATGGTTTTAACCAGTTATGGTAGCATCAGTAGTACAAAACAAAGTATTGGTCAGATGAATATCGAACAG GTCACACTTGAAGAGGAGCATTCTGAGAATTTGCAATGTGATTCTAGCATGACTTATGAAAGTATTATGATTTTGGAAAATCTGAATGATGACCTGTCAGAGGGTAATTTGGAAACGAAGTGCTCTGCTGCCACAAATGATCCATTGGATGTCACATTCTCCGACCGAAATGGTGATAGCATGGAAAAACCTCCTAATGCTCAGCTGGAAGGAGTCTGTAATTCTGACTTCAATtctgtagcagcagcagcagcagcagcaataagTGGCactgaaaagaacaacaaaaatgCAGATGATAAACAATTAGTAAATGCTCTTTATTACCGGAGTAATGAAGAGATGGTTTTTGATGCAACAACAGCTTCTGCTCAAAGTTCATTTTATCCCAATAATCATGGGGACTTGCATTTTTCTGGTCCTTCTTATTTGTCAGGCCCAAAAGTGTCGTCAGGACATATTGCATATTCTGGTAGTATATCTCTTCGATCTGAGAGCAGTACCACCAGCACTCATTCATTTGCCTTCCCAAT ATTACAAACAGAGTGGAATACCAGCCCCATAAGGATGGTCAAAGCTGATCGGAGACATTTAAGGAAATACCGGTGGAGAACAG GATCCGTGGCATTGGATTGTGGCTTGAGTTGA
- the LOC103977487 gene encoding transcription factor BIM2 isoform X1: MIIRVVFTGKEVTQDFLSLCTKDYSSFQHQDPRPPPAPGGFYLQTHDFLMPLVEKKERRQQEKEDSSRRNGGATPVDNTTTERPPQHVLPGGIGTYSIRHVRGADAKRSRCGLAPPGAPGEGSKSEPGYYDSPHTYDAAVWSDGQWPYRSFGPRGSSVATSAATRWHAGPETKLLVEAAEQCDDELFGKREGSSSRKEWAIKVDGMGSCSDQRPNTPRSKHSATEQRRRTKINDRFQILRDLIPHSDQKKDKASFLLEVIEYIQFLQKKVQKYESACPEWNQKNSKLMPWINITKLPQNKSSQGLGDGSASPAYMFSEKFDETGISFAQNPAEPDESCTVSFKTIKSAKDFAIVDSTASWSPSQWLRLPVRADCGASDSLLNEQGKVTIDEDTTNASTKYSQGLLNTLNQALQISGVNISQASISVEINLGKRAINRRLTAAATTSSAEVHEDPVSTNQAIEHSMKGNSSERPSQRPKRDRMDNS; this comes from the exons ATGATAATTCGAGTGGTATTTACAGGAAAAGAAGTAACGCAGGATTTCCTCTCCCTATGCACTAAGGATTATTCCTCTTTCCAGCACCAAGATCCAAGGCCGCCACCTGCCCCAG GTGGTTTCTATCTACAGACGCATGACTTCTTGATGCCGCTGGTGGAGAAGAAGGAGCGGCGGCAGCAGGAGAAGGAAGACAGCTCACGACGAAACGGTGGAGCAACGCCGGTGGACAACACAACTACCGAGAGGCCGCCGCAGCACGTGCTGCCGGGTGGGATTGGCACGTATAGCATCAGGCACGTGCGGGGCGCCGACGCGAAGAGGAGCAGGTGCGGCCTTGCACCACCCGGTGCGCCCGGTGAGGGCAGTAAATCCGAACCCGGTTACTACGACTCCCCGCACACGTACGATGCGGCCGTGTGGTCCGATG GCCAATGGCCGTACCGCTCGTTCGGCCCCCGCGGCAGCTCCGTGGCGACCTCCGCCGCCACAAG GTGGCACGCTGGGCCGGAGACGAAGCTACTCGTGGAGGCCGCCGAGCAATGCGACGACGAGCTGTTTGGGAAGAGAGAGGGCTCCTCCTCCCGTAAAG AATGGGCAATAAAAGTAGATGGAATGGGGAGTTGCTCTGATCAGAGACCCAACACCCCAAGATCCAAGCACTCTGCAACAGAGCAGCGGAGAAGAACTAAGATTAATGACAG ATTTCAGATTCTTAGGGATCTTATACCTCATAGTGATCAGAAGAAGGATAAAGCATCGTTTCTTTTGGAG GTCATCGAGTATATACAGTTTTTACAGAAGAAGGTGCAAAAGTATGAGTCAGCATGCCCAGAATGGAATCAGAAGAATTCCAAGTTAATGCCATGGATAAACATCACTAAGCTTCCCCAAAAT AAGAGCAGCCAAGGCCTGGGAGATGGTTCTGCTTCTCCTGCATATATGTTCTCAGAAAAATTTGATGAGACTGGGATCTCATTTGCACAGAATCCAGCTGAGCCAGATGAGAGTTGTACTGTTTCTTTCAAGACAATAAAATCTGCTAAGGATTTTGCAA TTGTAGATAGCACTGCATCTTGGTCTCCATCTCAGTGGCTAAGATTACCTGTGCGTGCTGATTGTGGTGCGAGTGATAGTTTGTTAAATGAACAAGGAAAGGTGACGATTGATGAAGACACGACCAATGCATCTACAAAGTACTCTCAGGG GCTGTTGAATACATTAAACCAGGCATTACAAATTTCTGGTGTCAATATATCTCAAGCCAGTATATCTGTTGAGATTAATCTTGGCAAAAGAGCAATTAATAGGAGACTAACAGCAGCTGCGACCACTTCAAGTGCTGAG GTTCATGAAGATCCTGTATCCACAAATCAAGCAATTGAGCACTCCATGAAGGGGAACAGCAGTGAGAGGCCTTCACAAAGACCCAAGAGAGACAGAATGGATAACAGCTGA
- the LOC103977487 gene encoding transcription factor BIM2 isoform X2 has translation MELQGKEVTQDFLSLCTKDYSSFQHQDPRPPPAPGGFYLQTHDFLMPLVEKKERRQQEKEDSSRRNGGATPVDNTTTERPPQHVLPGGIGTYSIRHVRGADAKRSRCGLAPPGAPGEGSKSEPGYYDSPHTYDAAVWSDGQWPYRSFGPRGSSVATSAATRWHAGPETKLLVEAAEQCDDELFGKREGSSSRKEWAIKVDGMGSCSDQRPNTPRSKHSATEQRRRTKINDRFQILRDLIPHSDQKKDKASFLLEVIEYIQFLQKKVQKYESACPEWNQKNSKLMPWINITKLPQNKSSQGLGDGSASPAYMFSEKFDETGISFAQNPAEPDESCTVSFKTIKSAKDFAIVDSTASWSPSQWLRLPVRADCGASDSLLNEQGKVTIDEDTTNASTKYSQGLLNTLNQALQISGVNISQASISVEINLGKRAINRRLTAAATTSSAEVHEDPVSTNQAIEHSMKGNSSERPSQRPKRDRMDNS, from the exons ATGGAACTCCAAG GAAAAGAAGTAACGCAGGATTTCCTCTCCCTATGCACTAAGGATTATTCCTCTTTCCAGCACCAAGATCCAAGGCCGCCACCTGCCCCAG GTGGTTTCTATCTACAGACGCATGACTTCTTGATGCCGCTGGTGGAGAAGAAGGAGCGGCGGCAGCAGGAGAAGGAAGACAGCTCACGACGAAACGGTGGAGCAACGCCGGTGGACAACACAACTACCGAGAGGCCGCCGCAGCACGTGCTGCCGGGTGGGATTGGCACGTATAGCATCAGGCACGTGCGGGGCGCCGACGCGAAGAGGAGCAGGTGCGGCCTTGCACCACCCGGTGCGCCCGGTGAGGGCAGTAAATCCGAACCCGGTTACTACGACTCCCCGCACACGTACGATGCGGCCGTGTGGTCCGATG GCCAATGGCCGTACCGCTCGTTCGGCCCCCGCGGCAGCTCCGTGGCGACCTCCGCCGCCACAAG GTGGCACGCTGGGCCGGAGACGAAGCTACTCGTGGAGGCCGCCGAGCAATGCGACGACGAGCTGTTTGGGAAGAGAGAGGGCTCCTCCTCCCGTAAAG AATGGGCAATAAAAGTAGATGGAATGGGGAGTTGCTCTGATCAGAGACCCAACACCCCAAGATCCAAGCACTCTGCAACAGAGCAGCGGAGAAGAACTAAGATTAATGACAG ATTTCAGATTCTTAGGGATCTTATACCTCATAGTGATCAGAAGAAGGATAAAGCATCGTTTCTTTTGGAG GTCATCGAGTATATACAGTTTTTACAGAAGAAGGTGCAAAAGTATGAGTCAGCATGCCCAGAATGGAATCAGAAGAATTCCAAGTTAATGCCATGGATAAACATCACTAAGCTTCCCCAAAAT AAGAGCAGCCAAGGCCTGGGAGATGGTTCTGCTTCTCCTGCATATATGTTCTCAGAAAAATTTGATGAGACTGGGATCTCATTTGCACAGAATCCAGCTGAGCCAGATGAGAGTTGTACTGTTTCTTTCAAGACAATAAAATCTGCTAAGGATTTTGCAA TTGTAGATAGCACTGCATCTTGGTCTCCATCTCAGTGGCTAAGATTACCTGTGCGTGCTGATTGTGGTGCGAGTGATAGTTTGTTAAATGAACAAGGAAAGGTGACGATTGATGAAGACACGACCAATGCATCTACAAAGTACTCTCAGGG GCTGTTGAATACATTAAACCAGGCATTACAAATTTCTGGTGTCAATATATCTCAAGCCAGTATATCTGTTGAGATTAATCTTGGCAAAAGAGCAATTAATAGGAGACTAACAGCAGCTGCGACCACTTCAAGTGCTGAG GTTCATGAAGATCCTGTATCCACAAATCAAGCAATTGAGCACTCCATGAAGGGGAACAGCAGTGAGAGGCCTTCACAAAGACCCAAGAGAGACAGAATGGATAACAGCTGA